In Brassica napus cultivar Da-Ae chromosome C2, Da-Ae, whole genome shotgun sequence, the sequence TCGAATGTGATAAAGCTGTGGATATAAACCAAACAAAGAATAAGTTGATTAATAGTAtgctcttttaaaaaaatatttgctgCTCCTTATATGCCCATGTATTTCCATCGAATGGGGAACATATGAGATGGTTGTGTTATTCTCAATGTGGATTCTAGGTCTTTTCTTTTGAACATATCTATTGTATACTTCAGAATAATGATGTCTACTATTTAGACTCTTGCTCATAAAGTGTATTGGTTCGAGCTTTTAGTGGACATAAATGCAGTTAATTCTGTTGTTGAATTTCATCCGTTTGGTGATATTTTTTGCATCATATCTAATGACACAAAGCTAAAGATTTGGGACATCATGAAGAAGTGGCGCATATAGACGTACAAGGGGCATAAATGTGACACAAACATCATCAAATTTAGTCCCGTTGGTCATCAGTAGTGACAGGAAGACATGGCAGTGCTGAAAAGGTAAGAACTGCATTGTTAATCTTTTGCTTTGTCTTTTTTTGAACATGTGTTCTTTAAGCAATACACTACTGATTGTGTATATAACTTGTATACGATTTGACTGCTGGGAagcttataaatgattttaattttcatgaaGGTTCTATCCGTTCTCTACACTTCCACCCACATCAAAATCTGTTTAGTTAGCCATGGCTGAAACTGCAGTAGGAAAATCCAGCTTCTTTACAATTGAGCTTAATGTCAGAGAAATTCTCTACTACTAATATATGTATTGTTGCAGACGGATTTCACCCCATTCTAGACGTGGTCcaagaatttgttttttttttttttttttttaactagtgTTATACATCCATAGAATTGAGAGGTGTTTCATGGTCAAACTAGGAAAAATGGACTAAAAGTCTCAACACCAACATGTGTCCATTTTGGTTCCTTTAGGAGTTGGACCAAAAACCCAACACCTCCATTTTCCCTCCTACACCTCCCGCCAATTCAGTTAACCGGTGATAGCCGGTCACCTACCGACCGGTTAGAAGAACAACGCTCGTAAAAATTGAATCCATCTCCCCCTTTCAACTCAAATCCGTCTAGCCCACCAAAtttaccctaaaccctaactagTGTCGCCTCTTCGTTGTACTCTTCTCGTCCGATTCGCGAAAGGAACTTCGAAGCTTTGTGGATTTTTTGCATCATGAGTGCCATCAACATCACCAACGTCACCGCCTTGGACAACCCAGCGCCTTTTGTCAGCCCTTTTCAGTTCGAGATTTCGTACGAGTGCCTAACATCTCTCAAAGACGGTAAAAATCTCCACTATCTTCCGTTTAATGATTGTTGGATACTTACTGATTGTTTTGAAATTCTCCTTGGGTTTATAAGAACAGAGTTTTTGTAGAGAACTGTTATTGATATATGACCTTATGCTTCACCctggactctctctctctctctctgtattgCAGAATGTTTAAAAACGAATGTGAATATATATACCCGTAACATGTCAGAATCTTGCTCTATTATATGTTATCAGTTAACGATTCGAGTAGTAAGAAGTCGGTTTGATTCAGATTTTTACTTTGGGGTTTCTGAAACTGGATTGTACATCTTTGTTCTGTCTTTGTCCCTGCTTTGTACTACTACTTTGTGAGACTCGAGAACTATACACAAGTTCTTGAttaatatattgagtttttctttTGGGGCTAGTGTTTTCCCCCCAGTAGTTCTTCTCAAGATAGATGTTTTACCTAGCTTAGTAGTGCTTCCTTATTGTTATAATCTTGGAGGTGTTGGTTTGTGAATAGCTTTTGAACCTATAATAAAAACAGATAGACACATTCGTTTTTAAACATTCTGCAATATATTCTAACCTGATAAGATACGTTTCCGTTACTCGTCTTTCTGATAGAATCTAGCCATCTACCTTGATATGGTTCTGATCACTTTCTTTGTAAGAAAGGTGAAAGGAAAACGTTTCTGTTAATTAAGACCCGAGCTTTGCTTCTGGTACAGATTTGGAATGGAAACTTATCTACGTAGGCTCAGCAGAAGATGAGACTTATGATCAAACTCTAGAGAGTGTGCTTGTTGGGCCTGTTAATGTTGGCAACTACCGCTTTGTATTGCAGGTAAACATATTCCCTTGTTTTTACTACACTTCCTCAGCTACAACTGTGGTCTTGTTCTTACTCTCCATTTACTTCTTACAGGCTGATCCTCCGGATCCATCAAAGATCCGCGAGGAAGACATCATAGGTGTCACGGTGCTGTTGTTGACATGTTCTTACATGGGTCAAGAGTTCTTGAGAGTTGGGTATTACGTCAACAATGACTATGAAGATGAGCAACTCAGGGAAGAGCCTCCAACTAAGGTTTTGATTGATAAAGTCCAGAGGAACATACTCTCCGACAAGCCTAGAGTAACTAAGTTCCCTATAAATTTTCATCCAGAAGACGAGCAAACTGCTACCGCTCCTCCTCCTGAACCATCTGATGAACAACCTGATGTCAATGACGCATCTCAAGTTTCACCTGACCAGCCACCAAAACCACTGGAGTCTCCCCAGGAATCATGATTCTTCCTTGAGCCAAATCGTCCAAAACTGGATGAGAACGATCGTGTCCTTGTCCCCAAAGGTCTTGGGTTTTGCTTCTCTATCTCCAAACATAATCTGCAATTTTACTGTACTTGTTTGTAACAGGCTTTAGGGAAGTGGTTCTTGACTTGTTTGAATGTTTTTGTTATTGGGCCAAAGCTTTAGATAAAGCAAAGCCCACATTTCGAAAAGAAGATGAATTTTCTGAGTTTGAAGATGCCCAGTCTACCTACTAGATTGTGTTTGAATTTAACATGAAGGACTTTCCATTTTAAGATAGGTCTTAACTCTTAACTGGTCAGAAAAGCCGATCAAttaactttttcaaaaaaaaaacaattggttaataaatgattttagaGAGCAATTAGAAGCGTccaatcaatactattaaaacataaagcaatttttatctacttacaaaTTGCATACGTTGGACcatatttttttggattcatgttatttctatttatacttaacttatttattattaaatatatatcttagcctaaaattaaaaaaactaaatatctaatctattgatttaaaataataaattcaatatATCTTAACactatatttaatcaatttatctTAACACTATATTTAAATAACTaaccaattatattttatttattaatatataaaattatatatgccaactaattcatatatatataaatgtactttaatccaaatgcaaaaacaaattcTTCAAAACCCTCATCagatacaaaataatataattcttaTAATAAAGTATTacaattagatatatatatatatattgatagaATAAATATTGATagttaactatatatatattgatagaATAAATATTGATAGTTAACTACTAATATTTAATGATATGATGGAACAagttattattgatatttttagatGTTAGTTTCAAGATTTCAGATGTCAGTTTTAGGATTTGTTAATTATAGATTATTTTGTGTTTGCGTAATATAaagatgtttttatataaattttgcattttaaaataattatttaatccaaatatattttaaaacgttttatatCTTTACAaacttattttgaaaaattataaacattttcaataaataaaaatcttttcatatttaaaaaaaaattattataaaaatcgCTGTACAACTTTTTTATTTgcataaaatttcaaaacattttttttaaaatatttatattttatctattttatatttttatccttactaatatttttttgtattttaataaacactatatacaaccttttcaattttttttaaaaaatattgttatttaaaagATGTTTTTAAATTGGTTCTGGTTAAAATATCTAAAGTAGTAATAATTTGATGTGTCAGAAGTATGTGTCCAATTAAAAATTTTCGATATAAGGATAAATATGCTTGAAGGTATTCATAAAACATAATATGTAGAAGACGAAGATGAAGGTCATA encodes:
- the LOC106366736 gene encoding probable histone chaperone ASF1A gives rise to the protein MSAINITNVTALDNPAPFVSPFQFEISYECLTSLKDDLEWKLIYVGSAEDETYDQTLESVLVGPVNVGNYRFVLQADPPDPSKIREEDIIGVTVLLLTCSYMGQEFLRVGYYVNNDYEDEQLREEPPTKVLIDKVQRNILSDKPRVTKFPINFHPEDEQTATAPPPEPSDEQPDVNDASQVSPDQPPKPLESPQES